From the Streptomyces sp. NBC_00390 genome, the window CCGTCCCGCAGCAGCCGCCCCTTCTCCACAAAGGCCCCGCCCTCGCCCTTCCCGCAGAACCCCAGGTCCTCCAGGGTCACCAGGGTCATGTAGGTGAAGGCGTCGTAGATCTCGGCGATGTCGATCTCGTCCGGACGTACCCCTGCCCGCTCGAACGCCAGCCGCCCGCTGACCGCCGCCGGGGTCACCGTGAAGTCCTCCCACTCCGACATGGTGGTGTGGGAGACGTACTCACCGGTGCCGAGGATCCACACCGGGGTCCTCGCAGTGTCCGGCACGTACTCCTCGGCCGCGATCAGCACCGCGCAGCCGCCGTCGCTGCGGATGCAGCAGTGCAGCTTGGTGAACGGGTCCGCGATCACCGGACCGGCCAGTACGTCGTCGACGGTGATCGGGTCGCGGAACATCGCCTCCGGGTTGGCGGCGGCGTTCGCCCGCGCCTGGACCGCCACCTCGGCGAGCTGTTCCAGCGTCGTGCCGTACTGGTGCATGTGGCGGCGGGCGGCCATCGCGTACTTGGCGATCAGCGTGTGTCCGTACGGCACCTCGAACTGCAGCGGGCCGCGGCTGCCGAAGGAGAGGTCCGAGGTGCGGCGCCGCGCCTTGATGTCGGCGCGAGCGGTCGATCCGTACACCAGGAGAACGGCGTTCGCGTGCCCGGCAGCGATCGCGTCGGCGGCATGGGCGGCCATGACCTCCCAGGTGGCGCCGCCGACGGCGGTGGAGTCCAGCCACCGGGGCCGCAGGCCGAGATACTCGGCGACCTCGATCGGTGCGAGCGTGCCGAGGCCGGCCGATCCGAAGCCGTCGACCAGCGAGCGGTCGAGTCCGGAGTCGGCGAGCGCGCGGCGGGCGGCCTGGGCATGCAGGGCGTGGGGAGTGGGGCCGTCGACGCGACCGCAGTCCGAGAGGGATGCTCCGACGACGGCGACCTTGCGCGGAGTGGAAGCCATGTATCTGACGGTACATCAGATAGCGTGTGCGGCATGACCCGAAGCACATCCGAAGACGTCGACGGCTATCTCGCCGAGGTGGCGGACCCCGACCGGCTCACCGCGCTGGTCCGTATCCGGGAGCTGTGCCGTACGGAACTGGCCGAGTACGAAGAGGTGATGGCGTACGGCATGCCCGCGTACCGGCGTGTGGGCGGCGAACCGGAGATCGCCTTCGCGAGCCAGAAGCAGTATCTGTCCTTCTACTTGATGCGTCCCGGCGTCCGGGACGCCTTCGAGGAGCGGCTCGCGGGCCAGGACATGGGCAAGGGCTGCCTGCGCTTCCGCCGTATGGAGCGGATCGACTTCGATCTTGTGCGGGACCTGCTGCGGGCGACGGCGGCGGCGCCGGGCGAGGTCTGCTGATCCCGCCCCTGGGCATCCGCGGTGGCGAGGCTTAATATGACGCTCCGTCAGATCCGGCTCGCCGGAGAGGAGCCCGCCCGATGGATGCCGCCTTCACGGCCGAGCAGGACGAGATCCGCCGCACCCTGCGCGAGGTGCTCGCCAAACGGTGCGGCCCGGCCGACCTCAGGACCGCGGTCGGGTCGGACGCCGGGTACGACACCGCGCTGTGGGCCCAACTGGCCGGCCGGCTCGGCCTGCCCGGCCTCGCCCTGCCGCAGGAGTACGGGGGAGTGGGCTGCACCCTCACGGAACTCGCCCTCGCCTGCGAGGAGACCGGACGGGCGCTGCTGCCGTCCCCGCTGCTGGCCACGGCCGGCCTGGTGGCACCGCTGATCATGGCACTCGGCACCCCCGGGCAGCGCGCCGAACTGCTGCCGCGTGTCGCGGACGCCTCGCTGACCTGCGCACTTGCCGTGCCGGGGGACAGCCTCGGGCAGGCCCTCGGGCTGACCGGCGACCCGGGGGCGGGAGCCTGGGCCGGGGGCGGGCGGGCAGGCGGTGTCCAGGCGCGGCAGGAGCGCGGGGGCGGCTGGCTGCTGTACGGGGAGGCCGGCCAGGTCCTCGACGGCCACAGCGCCGGGCTGCTGCTGGTCGCGGCGCACACCGGAGGTTTCGCGCGCAGCCGTACGCTGCTGTTCCTGGTCCGGGGGCAGACCGCCGGGCTGTCGCGGACCCGGCTGACCACGCTGGACGAGACACGGCCGCAGGGGTGCATCGAACTGCGGGATGCCGCCGCCGAGTTGCTGGGCGAAGCGGACGAGGGTGACGCGGTGGCGGACGCGCTGGCGGCCGCCGGGACGGCTGCGGCCGTGCTGCTGGCCGCCGAGTCCGCGGGCGCGGCCGGAAGCGCGCTGGACCGCACGGTCGAGTACGTCCGGACCCGGGAGCAGTTCGGCCGGGCGATCGGCTCCTTCCAGGCGCTCAAGCACCGGCTGGCGGACCTGTACGTACTTGTGCAGGCGGCCCGCTCGGCGGCGTACCACGCGGCCCGGGACAAGGCCGCCGGCCCGCTCGCCCTGGCGGCCGGCCTGGAGACCCTGCGCACGGTGGCCGGGGAGGCCATTCAGCTGCACGGCGGCATCGGCTTCACCTGGGAGCACGAGGCGCACCTGTACTTCAAGCGGGCCGCCGCGGACGAGCTGCTGTTCGGCCCGGTCCACCGCCTGCGCGACCGGGCGGCGGAGCGAGCCGGGCTCTTCGCACGCGAGGGGGTGGCGTGATGGCGCCCGGTCGCCGCCTGGTCCAGAAGGTCTCCTCGACCCGTGTCTTCGCGCGCGTGGCCCCGCATTTCATCCCGGCCATGGACCGCGCGGTGCACCGTCTGACCCGCGGAAAGGTCCTGCTCAGCGCCCGGATGCTGCCCGGCGTCGTGCTCACGGCCCGCGGTGCGAGGACGGGTCTGCCGCGGACCACACCGCTGGCGTGCATGCCGGAGGAGCCGGGCACATGGCTGCTGATCGGCTCCAACTTCGGCCGCCCCGGTCACCCGTCCTGGACGGCGAACCTGCTGGCCCATCCGGCCGCCGAGATCAGCTGGAAGGGCAGCACGATCCAGGTCCACGCCCGGCTGCTGACGGGCGAGGAACGCAGGGCGGCATGGGAGGCGGCGCTCAGGTTCTGGCCCCCGTACGCGACGTACCAGTCCCGGATCGCCCGCGAGATCCGGCTGTTCCGGCTGACGAGACGGTGACGCGACCGCCGGGCCTGCGGGTGGTGGCGCACCTGTGCCGGGCCGTTCTCCCGGGCCGGCGCCCGCACGGGCCTTCGGCCCGTGTCCGCTCGGAGCTGCCCGCGCCCCGGAGGGGGTGCCACCGCGGGGAATGTGCGCAAACGCGCCGACGGCGGTCACCGGATGGTGAACCGCCGTCGGTGTGACAGGACTTGGCGTACCGCGTCGCGGCCTCGTTACTTCGTCGGCTTCTTGCCCGTGATGCCCAGATGCACCAACAGCGACAGATTCGGCTTGAGTTCGGCCTGCTTCACACCCCAGGTCGTGAAGCCCTTCTGGTGCGACGCGACCGCCGCCAGCATCGCCACCAGTGCGCCGGCGATCGCCGGGGGGCTGACGTCCTTGTCGACCTTGCCCTTGGACTGGAGATCTTTCACCGCCTCCGTAAGGGAGTTGGTGACCGAATTCAGGATCTTCATGCGGATCTTGTAGAACCGCTTGTCGCCCTCCGCCGCGCCGAGATCCACCACCCGCAGGATCGCGTCGTGACGCCGCCAGAAGTCCAGGAAGCCCTCGACCAGATCCTCGGACGTCTGCGCGCCCGCCTTGCCGACCCAGGAGCGTCCGGCGACCAGTTCGGTCAACCCTGCACCCTCCTTGGCCATTTCCTCCGCGATCTCGAGTACGGCACCCTCGACATCGGGGAAGTACTGGTAGAACGTCGCGGGCGAAGTGCCCGCTTTCCGGGCCACGTCGATGACCTTGACGTCCCGGTACGGCGAGGAGCTGAGCATCTCGCTGAGGCAGTCGAGCAGCTTCTGCCGCGTCGCCTGGCCGCGTCGTCCGGCCACCCGGCCGTCGACGGTACGTACTTGTCCTGTCATGCCGTCAGCTTACCGAGGGGTGATCGGCGCGCGATTCGGCCGACTGCAAATGGGGTGCAGCTGGCAGAAGGCAATGGTGTTATCAACAGCCTGTGGATAACTTCCGTGGACAACTCAACGAAATCCGCTCCGGGGGAGCTGCCCGATCACGCCCATATGGTCAAATGTTCAACTTGATTCCGTGCGCCACGCGTGAAGCACCGTTAACTTGAGTGTGACGGGTGCCACACGGAAGGAATCACGTCCATGGCCGCATTCACAGAAGGCGCGCCGTGTTGGGTGGACGCGTCTCTCCCCGATGTCGAGGCGGGCAAGCGCTTCTACGGCGATCTCTTCGGGTGGACCTTCGTCGGGCGGGGTGGCGAAGAGCTTCCCGGTGGCGGGACCCGCAGCCGGTATGCCGACGCCTACAGCGGCGACAAGCTGGTCGCCGCCCTCGTGCCCAAGCGGGACGGGCGGATGCCCACCGTCTGGAGCGTCTACTTCGCCACCCCGGACGCCGTCGCCCTCAGTCGCCGGATCCGGGAGGCGGGCGGCCAGATGATCATGGACCCGCTGCCGGTGGGCAAGGCGGGGGTCGTGGCGGTCGCCGCGGATCCGGGCGGCGCGGTCTTCGGACTCTGGCAGGCCGGGGACCAGCCCGGTTTCGAGAAGATGGGCGTGCCCGGCACGTTCTGCTGGACCGAGGTGTACACCCGGGACAAGGACACCGCCGACGACTTCTACGAGTCGGTCTTCGGCTTCCAGGGCACCGACCTGCCCGGCGCGCCCGTCGACTTCCGGATGTGGTCGCCCGCCGGTACCGAGCCGGGCGAGCGTACGGCCGTCGGCGGGCGCACCCTGCTCACCGACGCCTTCCCGGCCGAGATGCCCGGCCACTTCCTCGTCTACTTCTGCGTCGAGGACTGCGACTGGACGGCCGAAACGGTCGTCCGGCTCGGCGGCCGCGTCCAGGCTCCGCCCTTCGACATTCCGTACGGGCGGATCGCGGTGCTCACCGACAACCAGGGCGCCGCCTTCGCGGTCCTCTCGGAGCCCAGTGCGCCCGGACAGCCCGCCGATCAGCGCGCCGACCGGCCTGCCGAACAGGCCACCGGCCGGGCCGCCGATCAGCCCCCCGACCAGGAGCGGGGCGGGGAGCAGAAGCAGGAAGAGCGCGAGGCGAAGGGCGAGGCGGAGGGACGTCGGAAGCCCCGCGAGGACGATGACGCCGACGAGGGCGGCGACGCCGAGGACACCCCGCGTACGCAGGAATCCTGAACGCGGTAGGCCCGCCGGACGTATACGACACTGCGTACCCCCTGCCCCTTCGGCCTGCCATGCCCGAAACGGGGTGAGACACCCCGATCCGCCCCCGGGTTCGCAACCGTCGCCCGGGAAAGGAAGAATCAGGGTGCGCACCGCTGTGGGCTTCGGTGGTGGGACGCTTCACGGGGCTGTAAATGACGGACCCGATTCGACCTGGGGCCCGTACGGGGAGGTGGCAGGCAGGTATGGAGCAGCTGACGCAGCACGACCCGAGACGGATCGGTCCGTTCGAGGTGCTGGGCCGGCTTGGTGCCGGTGGCATGGGACTGGTCTATCTCGCCCGGTCGGCATCAGGCCGGCGAGTGGCGATCAAGACCGTGCGTACCGAGCTCGCCGAGGACCAGCTGTTCCGGGTCCGTTTCACACGCGAGGTGGAGGCAGCTCGCGCCGTCAGCGGCTTCTACACCGCGGCCGTGGTGGACGCCGACCCACGGGCGGCCGTCCCGTGGCTGGCCACCGCGTACGTTCCCGCCCCCTCGCTCGAGGAGATCGTGAACGAGTGCGGGCCGCTGCCCGCGCAGGCGGTGCGCTGGCTCGCGGCGGGCATCGCGGAGGCGCTGCAGTCCATCCACGGCGCGGGCCTGGTCCACCGCGATCTCAAGCCGTCCAATGTGCTGGTGGTCGAGGACGGGCCGCGCGTCATCGACTTCGGTATCGCGTCCGGCGTCTCCAACACCCGGCTGACCATGACCAACGTCGCGGTCGGCACGCCCGCGTACATGTCGCCCGAGCAGGCGCGCGACTCGCGCAGCGTGACCGGGGCGAGCGATGTGTTCTCGCTCGGCTCCACCCTGGTCTTCGCGGCCACCGGTCATGCGCCCTTCCACGGCGCGAACCCGGTCGAGACCGTCTTCATGCTGCTGCGCGAGGGTCCCGACCTGGCGGGCCTGCCGGACGAGCTGCGGCCGCTGATCGACTCGTGCATGCAGATGGAGGCCGGACGGCGGCCCACGCCCGAGGATCTGCAGGCCCAGCTCGCCCCGCATCTGTTCTCCTCCGGCGGTGACGACGACAGCGGTACGGCCTCGGCCTGGCTGCCCTTGAGCGCCACCACGATGATCGAGGCCCGCCGCGGCGGCGTCCGCCCCCAGGCTGCTCTGCCGGCCGCGCCACGCCCCGCCGACCCGGTCCCCGCCACTCCGCCGCGGCCCCCTCGGCCGCCCGCGCCCGTCCCCGACCACGAAGCGGACTGGCGCAGCGGCGGCGACCCGCGCAGCGGCCGGTCGGCGCAGGTACCCGCGCACGCCGCGGCCGCTCCCGTACGGCTGCCTGGCTCGAACGTGCCGATCGGCCCCGGTCCGCGTGCCGCGGACGCCTCCCGCCTCGCCCAGGCCGAGGCGGGACCGGCGACCGGCTGGATCCGCCCGCCTGCCGGGCTGAACGGCTCCGAAGCCGCGGGCGGCGCCGTACCGTCCACGGTGCCCGCTCCCGCGCCGGCTCCGGACACCGCCCCCTCGCACTGGCGCCCGTGGCGTTTCCGTATGTCGAACGACGTCTGGGGCACCCCCGTCGTCGACGGCGATCTGCTCTATGTCACCTCCTTCGAGGTGCACGCCCTGGACGTGGCCAGCGGCCGGCGCCAGTTCAAGACGCGCGACGTCGCCTGGGCGATGGCCGTGGCCGCGGGCCGTATCCACGCCTCCGACGGGCCCTCGCTGTACGCGCTGGACGCGGCGACCGGCAGCGAGCGGTGGCGCCTGCAGACCGATGCCTGGGTGTACTCCCTCAGGGTCGACCGCGGCACCGTCCTCACCGGCACCCGCGGCGGCGGCGTCCAGGCCTGGGAGGCCTCCAACGGCGAGAAGCTGTGGGAACTGACCGGGGCCCAGAGCGACTTCGAGACCGCGGAGGCGGGTCCCGAGATCTTCGGCGACACGGTGTACGTGTGGAAGGACGCCCGGCTCCGCGCGCTGGAGGCGCGCACCGGCGACGAGCGCTGGTCGTACCCGGTCGGCGACGCCGCGTCCTGCGGCAACGTCCCGGTCCGGGTGCACCCCGCGTCCGACGGCTATGTGTATGTCGCGGCCGGCACCCGTGTCCTGGCTGTCGACAACGCCTCCGGCCTGGTGCGCTGGCACTTCGAGGCCCCGGCGGTGTTCCTGTCCCCGCCCACCTTCGCGCCCGGCCCCGCGGTGACGGGCGGCGGCGTGTATCTCGCCGACTACCTCGGCACGGTGTACGCGCTGGACGCCACGACCGGCAAGGACCGCTGGCGGATCGCCACCGAGGCGCGCCAGTCCATCGAGCCGGTCCTGGTCGCCGGCGGCAACGTCCATGTGGGCAGCGGCAACGCGCTCTACACGCTGGACGCGGTCACCGGCACGCCGCTGTGGCGGTTCCCGGCCGGCGGAGAGGTCATCGGCGCCCCGGTCGTGGCCGACGGGCGGGTGCACTTCGGCTCTGCCGACCATGTGCTCTACACGCTCGACGCGAGCGGCGGCCAGCTGCGCTGGAAGCTCGCGACGGGCGGCGAGATCACCGGCTCCCCGGTGGCGCAGAACGGTGTCGTCTACGCGTGCAGCAAGGACCGCTGCGTGTACGCGCTGGACGCGGTCAAGGGCACGGCCACCGGCCGCGGGGGGCGATGAGCCCCGCGACCGGGAACGGGCGCGGGGCGTCGCACGGGGCGGACCGTCCGTTGGCGGCGCGCCCCCGTCCGGCGTAGCGTCGTGATCGAGAGCGGCTGGAAGAGGGAGGCCGGCGATGATCCGCAACGTCATCGGCTCACTCCTCGCTCTCGCCGGAGCGACGGCCGCCGTATGGAGCCCCTTCCGTGACTGGTACGACGGCCGTCCCGGGCGCGACTACCGCATCCAGGACCTGTTCAGCGGCATCACCGGCGCAGGGGCCGAGCTCACCACCTCGATCCTGCTGCCTTTCGTCTTCGCCGCACTGGTGACCCTGGTCGGTGTCGCACTGCGCTCGCGGCTGCTGGTGGCGTTCTCCGGACTGATCGTGCTCGGCTTCACCGTCCTGTGGACGGTCCGCCAGGGTCAGGCTGCGGGCAGCCTCACCGTCGGCGGTGACGCGGCGGCTCTCGGCACCGGGGTCGCCACCGCGTTCGGCGGTGGGGTGCTGCTGTTGATCGGGGCCGCGGTGATGAGCGGGCGGGGCCGCAGGCACGGGCGCGTGGAGTCGTACGACGAGGAACCGCCGGCGTACCCCTATGTGCCGCCGGACGAGCAGGAGCCGTACGGCGGGACCCCACGGCCCGGACCTGCCGAGCCGTACGACCGGCCGGCGCCCTACGGACAGCCCCCGCCGTACGGGCAGCCGCCGCCCTTCGACCCGTACGGGCCCGAGGGGCCGCCGACGCTGCCCATTCCGGACAGGCCCGACGAGCGCTGAACGACCGCTGCTAGGGTGACGTGAGCTCGTCAAGG encodes:
- a CDS encoding acyl-CoA dehydrogenase family protein, encoding MDAAFTAEQDEIRRTLREVLAKRCGPADLRTAVGSDAGYDTALWAQLAGRLGLPGLALPQEYGGVGCTLTELALACEETGRALLPSPLLATAGLVAPLIMALGTPGQRAELLPRVADASLTCALAVPGDSLGQALGLTGDPGAGAWAGGGRAGGVQARQERGGGWLLYGEAGQVLDGHSAGLLLVAAHTGGFARSRTLLFLVRGQTAGLSRTRLTTLDETRPQGCIELRDAAAELLGEADEGDAVADALAAAGTAAAVLLAAESAGAAGSALDRTVEYVRTREQFGRAIGSFQALKHRLADLYVLVQAARSAAYHAARDKAAGPLALAAGLETLRTVAGEAIQLHGGIGFTWEHEAHLYFKRAAADELLFGPVHRLRDRAAERAGLFAREGVA
- a CDS encoding outer membrane protein assembly factor BamB family protein, with product MEQLTQHDPRRIGPFEVLGRLGAGGMGLVYLARSASGRRVAIKTVRTELAEDQLFRVRFTREVEAARAVSGFYTAAVVDADPRAAVPWLATAYVPAPSLEEIVNECGPLPAQAVRWLAAGIAEALQSIHGAGLVHRDLKPSNVLVVEDGPRVIDFGIASGVSNTRLTMTNVAVGTPAYMSPEQARDSRSVTGASDVFSLGSTLVFAATGHAPFHGANPVETVFMLLREGPDLAGLPDELRPLIDSCMQMEAGRRPTPEDLQAQLAPHLFSSGGDDDSGTASAWLPLSATTMIEARRGGVRPQAALPAAPRPADPVPATPPRPPRPPAPVPDHEADWRSGGDPRSGRSAQVPAHAAAAPVRLPGSNVPIGPGPRAADASRLAQAEAGPATGWIRPPAGLNGSEAAGGAVPSTVPAPAPAPDTAPSHWRPWRFRMSNDVWGTPVVDGDLLYVTSFEVHALDVASGRRQFKTRDVAWAMAVAAGRIHASDGPSLYALDAATGSERWRLQTDAWVYSLRVDRGTVLTGTRGGGVQAWEASNGEKLWELTGAQSDFETAEAGPEIFGDTVYVWKDARLRALEARTGDERWSYPVGDAASCGNVPVRVHPASDGYVYVAAGTRVLAVDNASGLVRWHFEAPAVFLSPPTFAPGPAVTGGGVYLADYLGTVYALDATTGKDRWRIATEARQSIEPVLVAGGNVHVGSGNALYTLDAVTGTPLWRFPAGGEVIGAPVVADGRVHFGSADHVLYTLDASGGQLRWKLATGGEITGSPVAQNGVVYACSKDRCVYALDAVKGTATGRGGR
- a CDS encoding iron chaperone gives rise to the protein MTRSTSEDVDGYLAEVADPDRLTALVRIRELCRTELAEYEEVMAYGMPAYRRVGGEPEIAFASQKQYLSFYLMRPGVRDAFEERLAGQDMGKGCLRFRRMERIDFDLVRDLLRATAAAPGEVC
- a CDS encoding nitroreductase family deazaflavin-dependent oxidoreductase, which translates into the protein MAPGRRLVQKVSSTRVFARVAPHFIPAMDRAVHRLTRGKVLLSARMLPGVVLTARGARTGLPRTTPLACMPEEPGTWLLIGSNFGRPGHPSWTANLLAHPAAEISWKGSTIQVHARLLTGEERRAAWEAALRFWPPYATYQSRIAREIRLFRLTRR
- a CDS encoding TetR family transcriptional regulator, whose product is MTGQVRTVDGRVAGRRGQATRQKLLDCLSEMLSSSPYRDVKVIDVARKAGTSPATFYQYFPDVEGAVLEIAEEMAKEGAGLTELVAGRSWVGKAGAQTSEDLVEGFLDFWRRHDAILRVVDLGAAEGDKRFYKIRMKILNSVTNSLTEAVKDLQSKGKVDKDVSPPAIAGALVAMLAAVASHQKGFTTWGVKQAELKPNLSLLVHLGITGKKPTK
- a CDS encoding thiolase C-terminal domain-containing protein — its product is MASTPRKVAVVGASLSDCGRVDGPTPHALHAQAARRALADSGLDRSLVDGFGSAGLGTLAPIEVAEYLGLRPRWLDSTAVGGATWEVMAAHAADAIAAGHANAVLLVYGSTARADIKARRRTSDLSFGSRGPLQFEVPYGHTLIAKYAMAARRHMHQYGTTLEQLAEVAVQARANAAANPEAMFRDPITVDDVLAGPVIADPFTKLHCCIRSDGGCAVLIAAEEYVPDTARTPVWILGTGEYVSHTTMSEWEDFTVTPAAVSGRLAFERAGVRPDEIDIAEIYDAFTYMTLVTLEDLGFCGKGEGGAFVEKGRLLRDGGLPVNTDGGGLSACHPGMRGLFLLVEAVRQLRGEAGDRQVRGAGGRLPELAVASGTGGWFCSSGTVVLGRG